One Chanodichthys erythropterus isolate Z2021 chromosome 10, ASM2448905v1, whole genome shotgun sequence DNA segment encodes these proteins:
- the prlhr2b gene encoding prolactin releasing hormone receptor 2b, translating into MEGSGWQGGEEPPENHVYEVTVVQNSTAPHSFPFADVALLQTFKPLIIPCYVLVLLVGVFGNYLLIYVICRTRKMHNVTNFFIGNLAFSDMLMCVTCVPFTLAYAFSPHGWTFGRFMCYLVFLIQPVTVYVSVFTLTAIAVDRYYATVHPLKKRISMAACGYILSGIWLLSCVLAAPAVAHTYHVEFREEGLTICEEFWLGQETQRLVYAYSTLLLTYILPLSAVCVSYFCISIKLRNCVAPGHRTRDQAEAQRARKRKIFRLVSLVVAAFAVCWLPIHVFNVLRDIDIHLIDKRHFLLIQLLCHLCAMSSSCCNPFLYAWLHDRFRAELRKMFTCHHRIGIPANQCATASVVL; encoded by the exons ATGGAGGGCTCTGGCTGGCAAGGTGGAGAAGAGCCACCTGAAAACCACGTGTATGAGGTGACGGTGGTCCAAAACAGCACGGCCCCTCACAGCTTTCCCTTCGCAGACGTAGCCCTGCTGCAGACCTTCAAGCCGCTCATCATCCCCTGTTACGTTCTTGTGTTGCTGGTGGGCGTCTTTGGCAACTACCTTCTGATTTACGTCATCTGCCGCACAAGGAAGATGCACAACGTCACCAACTTCTTCATCGGTAACCTGGCCTTCTCGGACATGTTGATGTGTGTGACCTGCGTCCCCTTCACGCTGGCCTACGCCTTCAGCCCTCACGGATGGACGTTCGGACGCTTCATGTGCTACCTGGTGTTCTTGATTCAGCCTGTCACTGTATACGTTTCCGTTTTCACTCTCACAGCCATTGCCGTTGACAG GTACTACGCTACAGTTCACCCTTTGAAGAAGCGAATCTCAATGGCGGCTTGTGGTTACATACTGTCTGGGATCTGGCTGCTGTCGTGTGTGCTAGCCGCTCCTGCTGTGGCCCACACGTATCATGTAGAGTTCAGAGAAGAGGGTCTGACCATCTGTGAGGAGTTCTGGTTGGGCCAGGAGACCCAGCGGCTTGTGTACGCCTACAGCACACTGCTACTGACCTACATCCTCCCTTTATCCGCAGTCTGCGTCTCTTACTTCTGCATCTCCATCAAACTCCGTAACTGTGTGGCCCCCGGACACCGCACGCGGGACCAGGCCGAGGCCCAGCGTGCACGCAAGCGTAAGATATTCAGGCTGGTGTCTCTAGTGGTGGCGGCGTTCGCCGTCTGCTGGCTGCCCATCCACGTGTTCAATGTGCTGCGTGACATCGACATCCACCTCATCGACAAGCGCCATTTCCTGTTGATCCAGTTGTTGTGTCATCTGTGCGCCATGAGCTCGTCCTGCTGCAACCCGTTCCTGTATGCGTGGCTCCACGACCGCTTCCGCGCAGAACTGCGCAAGATGTTCACCTGCCACCACCGCATCGGCATACCCGCCAACCAATGCGCGACAGCGAGCGTCGTACTATGA